The Anopheles gambiae chromosome 2, idAnoGambNW_F1_1, whole genome shotgun sequence genomic sequence caaaattatgagaacccctgaaaaACCCCTGTAACTAACTTAAATGCAGTTCGTACAAAAATACTGAAAAATCTTTATCGCGTAGCATTGAGCAGTAAGGTATTTAAATAGAAGTACAACGCGGACTGTGTAAATTCCAGTGTAATTTATTAGACCGTTGTGACTCAGTCCACTAAATTTGATTACAAAAATAGATAATCCTTGAAGTCGATAACTGTGATAATCTCTCAGTATGATAAGCAAGTTAACTCGCTTCGTCGGTTTTTGTTACCGATTGATATCAGTGTTCTACCACTGCAAAACGATCGACGTTAAAACGTTTCCAGCACCGAATCAATACTAGCACCAGCTCCAAGATGTATAAAGTTAACCATTTCGAACGGCATGCGATGTGAGAAGGTGCAATACTTCTCATCATTGAAACGAATGGAGTAGTGCGTATCCTTCACTCTGATTTCCAGCGTAAATGGTTCCCCCGTGCTGATCGGGCATCCTCCGGACCGTTCCTCATCCTGCCAGCACTGATCGACGTATGTGTTTCGGACGATTCTCCTATCGCCCGGCCGAATGCTCAGATGCAGCGCGGTGTCATCTCGCGGATCTACCTCGGGGCCGTATTGCAGATTAATGTTAAATCTGTGTCAAAACAAAGAAGCACCAATATGATCCTCTCGATCGCCTTTCGTTATTAGCAACTTATTGTTTTATCACCTGTCAGCTGTGAGTGTTCCTTGGACGATGATTTTCTTTCCCGGCTGCAATCCACCAAGGATGGCCCCAAGGCATGGCATCTCCTGCAATGCAAGGttaatttcgttttatttgaGAATCTACTTTAAATAACAAAGGTTGATGATGTACATACCGGATTGAATATCGGAAGCATTAGCGCCATAATTTCGCCTTTCCGTTACACCACAATACAAATGAGCTGCTGACCAAACATACGACGGTGCCAAAAATGTTAGTCGCTCGGACGAGCTTATCTAATCGATATCTTTTCCATAAGGATTTCCATTATCTAAGCTGGTTTCGCAAACGTTTTTCATTTgatcttttttattgttgtaccAAAAGTTTGGAAGACTTTCGTAAATTTAATAGACATTTGTAGATGTGGCATCTGCATAAAGCCGgaagaaatacaaaaacacactcacacaacaccaacgaccattttGAGTCACCCACATTTGGCGTCCGTTATCAATCGGCCACTATCTTTAGGGTAATCAGGTACGAATCAATGAGCACAGTACGATAAGGTCGAACCCAAGCCCGAACCGAGTTGTGTTGTCGCAGTGCACTAAACCTGTTGTGAGTTATCTATCGCTAGGAGTACTGTCAGGCTGTGTACATTGCGTGGTGCATATTCGGACGTTCACAAACAAAGTACACATTGCAACCATGGCCCAGCTACCCGTTTACAACCCGG encodes the following:
- the LOC1278417 gene encoding 32 kDa beta-galactoside-binding lectin lec-3; its protein translation is MALMLPIFNPEMPCLGAILGGLQPGKKIIVQGTLTADRFNINLQYGPEVDPRDDTALHLSIRPGDRRIVRNTYVDQCWQDEERSGGCPISTGEPFTLEIRVKDTHYSIRFNDEKYCTFSHRMPFEMVNFIHLGAGASIDSVLETF